A stretch of the Planktothricoides raciborskii GIHE-MW2 genome encodes the following:
- a CDS encoding protein phosphatase 2C domain-containing protein encodes MTSSSRPQIDCPNPACTHPANDLGQKYCASCQNPLTYRYLWAVGSQAAQFPPASPIGDRYYVVSPQIWLDTTPGKPPTLPQEIPEAILPYLKLYRHSLHIPQVYGFCPVKEQDWQVLLLENVPVDPKTGQLYPTMIESFANAAPVRHVYWFWQILQLWTPLLELGLTTSLFQPKNIRVQGWRVWLLELYGDQSSVTKPDLQDLGYHWLTWTGKISLSDGQNFTGNYVDRLKEIGKLMRAPHAEVNGIRRQLNQLLLELAGQLPLRLRSAGATDSGPERSHNEDAYYPTRADLPKPGTKPNPNSLVSNLVMVCDGVGGHDGGEVASQLAVNSLKLALPTLLKEISAQPDISPPNLVSEEMAALIRVVNNTIASQNDAQGRAYRQRMGTTLVMGLQLGQKVPRADGSEFANSHELYVVNVGDSRAYWITENYCQQLTVDDDLTTREVCLGRGFYRQIKQRRDAGALIQALGTKDGNLIKPNIQRFIIEEDGLLMLCSDGLSDNGWVEKSWPEYATPILDERVSIEDGLKAWIDFANQKNGHDNTSIVVMRCRISPEKLVLFETNKLPNKTVVEGEMSDASKVLLYDTEAAEVNPASTVSQAQRNGSNLWLAIATFFLIVLVGCGIALVGFWQLNPEVFKDWQQKLFPSSQPEETPAENSDY; translated from the coding sequence ATGACCAGTTCCAGCCGCCCGCAAATTGATTGTCCCAATCCTGCTTGTACCCACCCAGCTAACGATTTGGGGCAAAAGTATTGTGCATCTTGTCAAAATCCCTTGACTTATCGGTATTTGTGGGCGGTGGGTTCCCAGGCAGCCCAATTCCCCCCAGCTTCACCGATTGGCGATCGCTACTATGTGGTCAGCCCGCAAATTTGGTTAGATACCACCCCTGGGAAACCCCCGACATTGCCCCAAGAGATTCCCGAGGCGATCTTACCTTACCTAAAATTGTATCGGCATTCCTTGCATATTCCTCAAGTCTATGGGTTTTGTCCTGTCAAAGAGCAGGATTGGCAAGTGCTACTTCTGGAAAATGTGCCGGTAGATCCGAAAACAGGCCAACTCTACCCCACCATGATCGAATCATTTGCCAATGCTGCCCCAGTGCGTCACGTTTATTGGTTTTGGCAAATACTGCAACTCTGGACGCCTTTATTGGAGTTGGGTTTGACTACCAGTTTGTTTCAACCGAAAAACATTCGCGTCCAAGGTTGGCGCGTCTGGCTATTGGAACTCTATGGGGATCAGTCCTCGGTGACTAAACCAGATTTACAGGATTTGGGCTATCACTGGTTGACTTGGACCGGGAAAATTTCCCTTTCCGACGGCCAAAACTTTACGGGCAATTATGTTGACCGTCTCAAGGAAATAGGCAAACTGATGCGGGCTCCCCATGCTGAAGTTAATGGGATTCGTCGTCAACTGAATCAACTGTTGCTAGAATTAGCCGGTCAATTGCCTTTAAGATTGCGATCGGCAGGCGCCACTGACTCCGGACCAGAGCGATCGCACAATGAAGATGCCTACTATCCCACTAGGGCTGATTTACCCAAACCGGGGACGAAGCCCAACCCAAATTCTCTGGTGTCTAACCTGGTGATGGTTTGTGACGGGGTAGGTGGCCATGACGGGGGTGAGGTCGCCAGTCAATTAGCGGTTAATTCATTGAAATTAGCCCTCCCAACTTTGCTCAAAGAAATTTCCGCCCAACCTGATATTAGCCCGCCCAATTTAGTCTCTGAAGAAATGGCGGCTTTGATCCGCGTGGTAAATAATACCATTGCCAGCCAAAATGATGCTCAGGGTCGGGCTTACCGACAAAGGATGGGAACGACTTTGGTGATGGGATTGCAGTTAGGCCAAAAAGTACCCAGGGCAGATGGGTCAGAATTCGCGAATAGCCATGAATTATATGTGGTGAATGTGGGGGATTCTCGCGCTTATTGGATTACGGAAAATTACTGCCAGCAACTCACGGTGGATGATGATTTGACCACCAGAGAAGTTTGCCTGGGGCGCGGTTTTTATCGACAAATTAAACAACGTCGAGATGCGGGTGCTTTGATTCAAGCACTGGGCACGAAAGATGGTAATTTAATTAAGCCGAATATTCAACGATTTATTATTGAAGAAGATGGCTTGTTGATGCTCTGTTCTGATGGTTTGAGTGATAATGGTTGGGTTGAAAAATCTTGGCCAGAATATGCCACCCCCATATTAGATGAGCGGGTATCGATTGAAGATGGTCTGAAAGCTTGGATTGATTTTGCGAATCAAAAAAATGGCCATGATAATACTTCGATTGTGGTGATGCGTTGTCGGATTTCTCCAGAAAAACTGGTGCTTTTTGAGACGAATAAATTACCGAATAAAACGGTGGTAGAAGGCGAAATGTCTGATGCTTCTAAGGTTTTGCTTTATGATACGGAGGCAGCAGAGGTAAATCCTGCCTCGACTGTGAGCCAAGCCCAGCGCAATGGTTCTAATCTTTGGTTGGCGATCGCCACTTTCTTTTTGATCGTCTTGGTGGGATGCGGCATTGCTTTGGTGGGATTTTGGCAATTAAATCCCGAAGTCTTTAAGGATTGGCAACAAAAACTATTTCCATCATCTCAACCAGAAGAAACACCGGCTGAAAATTCAGATTATTAA
- a CDS encoding NfeD family protein, with product MNFPLLAMSPSVIWLIVGLILCGFELMLPNAFVSMMMGVSALIMAGLALVLPNLGLQVLVWMGLSGVLVFRGRQFFMSRQKFDLLADANEAETLTEIPPGKVGRVLFEGNSWQARCADDHQAIAPNQKVYVISREGTTLIVMPEHLLNS from the coding sequence ATGAATTTTCCCTTACTGGCTATGAGTCCTAGTGTCATTTGGTTAATTGTTGGCTTAATTTTGTGTGGGTTTGAGTTGATGTTGCCCAATGCCTTTGTGTCTATGATGATGGGTGTCAGTGCCTTGATCATGGCTGGGTTGGCGTTGGTGTTGCCAAACTTGGGCTTACAAGTGTTGGTCTGGATGGGTTTATCTGGGGTCTTGGTGTTCCGAGGTCGTCAATTCTTCATGTCTCGGCAGAAATTCGATTTGCTGGCTGACGCAAATGAGGCGGAAACTTTAACGGAAATTCCCCCAGGCAAAGTGGGTCGAGTGTTGTTTGAAGGCAATTCTTGGCAAGCACGATGTGCCGATGACCATCAGGCGATCGCGCCGAATCAAAAAGTTTATGTCATTAGTCGAGAAGGCACTACCTTGATCGTGATGCCAGAACACCTTTTGAATTCTTAA
- a CDS encoding SPFH domain-containing protein → MDIAPIFLAFVIFSGTFLFRGLKFIDQGNESLVQSLGKYKSKLTPGMHWINPFFDKIVYTETIREKVLDIPKQTCITRDNVSISVDAVVYWRIVDMARAYYKVENLLLAMQNLVLTQIRAEMGKLELDETFTARSEVNETLLRELDLATDPWGIKVTRVELRDIFPSKAVQDSMELQMTAERKRRAAILTSEGERDSAINSAKGKAEAQVLEAESRKKAAILAAEAEQQALILKAEAERQQQILKAKATAEALQIVAQKLENEPNARESLQFLLAQQYLEMGMKIGSSDSSKVMFMDPRSIPATFEGLRSIVSEEPSDSETEIFKKLGNR, encoded by the coding sequence ATGGATATAGCACCAATTTTTTTGGCCTTCGTCATTTTTAGCGGCACGTTTCTGTTTCGGGGTTTGAAATTTATCGATCAAGGGAATGAATCTCTGGTGCAAAGCTTAGGCAAGTATAAAAGCAAACTCACTCCTGGGATGCACTGGATTAACCCTTTTTTCGATAAAATTGTTTATACGGAAACCATCCGGGAAAAAGTATTAGATATCCCCAAACAAACTTGTATCACCCGCGATAACGTTTCCATCAGCGTAGATGCAGTAGTTTATTGGCGAATTGTGGATATGGCGAGAGCCTATTACAAAGTAGAAAATTTGCTGCTGGCTATGCAGAATTTAGTTTTAACTCAAATTCGCGCCGAAATGGGTAAACTAGAATTAGATGAAACCTTTACTGCGCGTTCTGAAGTCAATGAAACCTTACTGCGAGAATTGGATTTAGCGACTGATCCTTGGGGAATAAAAGTCACTCGCGTGGAACTGCGGGATATTTTTCCCTCCAAAGCGGTACAAGACTCGATGGAATTGCAGATGACCGCCGAACGCAAACGTCGGGCAGCGATTCTCACTTCTGAGGGGGAACGGGATTCCGCGATTAACTCGGCGAAAGGAAAAGCCGAAGCCCAAGTTCTAGAAGCCGAATCTCGTAAAAAAGCCGCAATTTTAGCCGCTGAAGCGGAACAACAGGCACTCATTTTGAAAGCCGAAGCGGAACGGCAGCAACAAATTCTCAAAGCTAAAGCCACGGCGGAAGCCTTACAAATTGTGGCGCAAAAACTGGAAAATGAACCCAATGCCCGGGAGTCGCTTCAGTTTTTACTGGCGCAACAATATCTAGAAATGGGGATGAAAATTGGCAGCAGCGATAGTAGTAAGGTGATGTTTATGGATCCCCGAAGTATTCCCGCCACCTTTGAAGGACTGCGATCGATTGTTAGCGAAGAACCTTCTGACAGTGAAACGGAAATCTTTAAAAAACTGGGAAATCGTTAG